One segment of Theobroma cacao cultivar B97-61/B2 chromosome 9, Criollo_cocoa_genome_V2, whole genome shotgun sequence DNA contains the following:
- the LOC18588845 gene encoding ubiquitin carboxyl-terminal hydrolase 22 codes for MSSKISGQVSPQPCPHILDFRSRNGSKPFRALQDCIRVKPPGGGAAIRREPSEVPRCGTCEESSRPRLYACVACAAVFCHAPPLHSHASSHALSIPGHEIAVDVDRAELFCCACRDQVYDRDFDAAVVLAQTITATATTSTSGSTGMQCHIAGSQPENLRKRRRVDYRPWAPDSREHVIIGNHSIPLNDTTNASSISSTELPWGLRGLNNLGNTCFMNSVLQALLHTPPLRNYFLSDRHNRYYCQQKNGALNGTKNSRLCLACDMDAMFSAVFSGDRTPYSPAKFLYSWWQHAANLASYEQQDAHEFFISMLDGIHEKVEKDKRKSQSPGSGDCCIAHRVFSGILRSDVMCMACGFTSTTYDPCVDISLDLEPNQGGSGKSSSTKSHNSFNVEADFVGSSQTCGISTLKGCLERFTRAEKLGSDQKFFCQKCQVRQESLKQMSIRKLPLVSCFHIKRFEHSSIRKMSRKVDRYLQFPFSLDMAPYLSSSILRSRFGNRIFPFDADEQDASNELSSEFELFAVVTHSGRLDAGHYVTYLRLSNQWYKCDDAWITRVNENIVRAAQGYMMFYVQKMLYYKASEKQAASGYDVQR; via the exons ATGTCTTCCAAGATCAGCGGCCAGGTTTCGCCTCAGCCCTGTCCCCACATCCTCGACTTCCGCTCCCGCAACGGCTCCAAGCCGTTTCGCGCCCTCCAAGACTGCATCCGAGTGAAGCCGCCCGGCGGTGGCGCCGCCATTCGGAGGGAACCCTCCGAGGTCCCCCGGTGCGGTACGTGCGAGGAATCCTCCCGTCCCAGGCTCTACGCGTGCGTCGCCTGCGCCGCTGTTTTCTGCCACGCGCCTCCACTTCACTCCCACGCGTCGTCTCACGCGCTTTCCATCCCCGGCCACGAGATCGCAGTCGACGTCGACCGCGCTGAGCTCTTCTGCTGCGCGTGTCGTGACCAGGTGTACGATCGCGACTTCGACGCCGCCGTAGTCCTCGCTCAAACCATCACCGCCACCGCCACCACCTCCACCTCCGGATCCACCGGAATGCAATGCCACATCGCTGGATCTCAGCCGGAAAACCTACGAAAGCGCCGTCGAGTAGATTACCGCCCGTGGGCCCCAGATTCAAGAGAACACGTCATCATCGGAAACCATTCGATACCTCTCAACGACACGACCAATGCCTCATCGATTTCGTCAACAGAATTACCTTGGGGATTACGCGGATTGAATAATTTGGGGAATACTTGCTTTATGAATTCAGTTTTACAAGCATTGCTCCATACGCCGCCTTTGCGAAACTACTTCTTAAGCGATCGGCATAACAGATATTATTGTCAGCAAAAGAATGGTGCTCTTAATGGTACTAAAAATTCAAGATTGTGTTTGGCTTGTGATATGGACGCGATGTTTTCGGCTGTGTTTTCGGGGGATCGGACTCCTTATAGTCCAGCTAAGTTCTTGTACAG TTGGTGGCAACATGCGGCAAATTTGGCTAGTTATGAGCAGCAGGATGCCCATGAATTTTTCATTTCCATGCTTGATGGAATTCATGAAAAGGTGGAGAAGGATAAAAGGAAGTCCCAGAGTCCAG GCAGTGGAGATTGTTGCATTGCACACAGAGTATTTTCTGGTATTCTGCGATCTGATGTCATGTGTATGGCTTGTGGTTTCACATCCACAACATATGATCCATGTGTAGATATCTCCCTGGACTTGGAACCAAACCAGGGAGGTTCTGGGAAGTCTTCATCCACAAAATCCCACAATTCTTTCAATGTTGAGGCAGATTTCGTTGGCTCCAGCCAAACCTGTGGAATATCTACCTTAAAGGGTTGCTTAGAAAGATTTACAAGAGCTGAGAAGTTGGGCTCTGACCAGAAATTTTTCTGCCAAAAGTGTCAGGTGAGACAAGAATCTCTTAAGCAGATGTCCATAAGAAAGCTTCCATTGGTATCGTGCTTTCATATTAAAAGATTTGAACATTCTTCAATACGAAAGATGTCGAGGAAGGTTGATCGGTATCTGCAGTTCCCATTTTCATTGGACATGGCTCcatatctttcttcttccatcttgAGGAGTCGATTTGGAAACAGGATCTTCCCTTTTGATGCAGATGAACAAGATGCATCGAATGAGTTATCATCAGAATTTGAGTTGTTTGCTGTCGTCACACACTCGGGTAGATTAGATGCTGGCCATTATGTGACTTATTTGCGATTAAGTAATCAATGGTACAAGTGTGACGATGCTTGGATTACTAGAGTTAATGAGAACATTGTGAGAGCCGCACAAGGGTACATGATGTTTTATGTACAGAAGATgctatactataaagcaagtGAAAAGCAAGCTGCCTCAGGATATGATGTTCAGAGATGA
- the LOC18588846 gene encoding actin-related protein 2/3 complex subunit 3: MVYHSSFVDEEGITKACGCPLLPLKSHIKGPAPVSDQDRTDIVDEAITFFRANVFFRNFDIKSPADKLLIYLTFYINVALKRLEGCRTLAEGTKAIINLGLEKVPVPGESGFPFPGLFALPQSQKEAELLRNYLKQIREETSGRLLSVAYRPNGTPNKWWLAFAKRKFMNNIAS, translated from the exons ATG GTTTATCATTCTAGTTTTGTTGATGAGGAAGGAATTACTAAAGCCTGTGGCTGCCCTTTACTTCCTTTAAAAAGTCATATAAAGGGTCCTGCTCCTGTTTCAGATCAAG ATAGAACAGATATTGTTGATGAGGCGATCACATTCTTTCGCGCCAACGTGTTCTTTAGAAACTTTGATATTAAGAGCCCTGCAGATAAGCTCCTTATATATTTGACTTTCTATATAAATGTAGCTCTGAAGAGGCTTGAAGGCTGTAGAACCTTGGCTGAAGGGACCAAGGCAATCATTAACTTGGGCTTGGAAAAGGTTCCGGTGCCAGGAGAATCTGGTTTTCCTTTCCCAGGGCTCTTTGCACTTCCACAGTCTCAAAAGGAAGCAG AACTGCTCAGGAATTATCTGAAGCAAATAAGAGAAGAAACAAGTGGGAGACTGTTGAGTGTCGCCTATAGGCCCAATGGAACTCCAAATAAATGGTGGTTAGCATTTGCTAAAAGGAAATTCATGAACAACATTGCTTCATGA
- the LOC18588847 gene encoding monogalactosyldiacylglycerol synthase 2, chloroplastic, producing MVMKVSSPKKVASITEKVWQRVYGNYSSSSNSSHYHHHQHHRHQRRCSYESEDEYEDDYGTIQLMQMGAERTKNVLILMSDTGGGHRASAEAIRDAFRIEFGDEYRIIVKDVWKEYTGWPLNDMERSYKFMVKHVQLWKVAFHSTSPKWIHSCYLAAIAAYYAKEVEAGLMEYKPDIIISVHPLMQHIPLWVLKWQGLQKKVVFVTVITDLNTCHPTWFHPGVNRCYCPSKEVAKRALCDGLEESQIQVFGLPIRPSFARAVLSKDDLRIELEMDPDLPAVLLMGGGEGMGPVKKTAIALGESLYDKDQEKPIGQLIIICGRNKSLVSTLESEEWTIPVKVRGFETQMEKWMGACDCIITKAGPGTIAEALIRGLPIVLNDYIPGQEKGNVPYVVDNGAGVFTRSPKETARIVAEWFSTKTDELKRMSENALKLAQPEAVFDIVKDIHELACQRGPLANVPYVLTSSFTSLI from the exons ATGGTGATGAAAGTATCGTCGCCAAAGAAGGTTGCTTCCATTACAGAGAAGGTATGGCAGAGAGTTTATGGGAATTATAGCAGTAGCAGCAACAGCAGccattatcatcatcatcagcatcatcGTCATCAAAGGAGGTGTTCTTATGAGAGTGAGGATGAATACGAGGATGATTATGGGACCATACAGTTGATGCAGATGGGTGCTGAAAGAACCAAGAATGTGCTGATTCTCATGAGTGATACGGGTGGTGGCCATAGAGCTTCAGCTGAGGCCATCCGTGATGCCTTCCGGATTGAGTTTGGAGATGAATACAGG ATAATTGTGAAAGATGTTTGGAAAGAGTATACAGGCTGGCCATTGAACGACATGGAGAGGTCCTACAAGTTCATGGTGAAACATGTACAACTCTGGAAAGTCGCCTTTCACAGCACGTCTCCTAAATGGATACATAGCTGCTATCTTGCTGCCATTGCTGCTTATTATGCCAA AGAGGTGGAGGCTGGCCTCATGGAGTACAAGCCGGACATTATCATTAGTGTGCATCCGTTAATGCAACACATTCCTCTCTGGGTTCTTAAATGGCAAGGCCTTCAAAAGAAAGTAGTTTTTGTCACTGTAATTACAGACCTCAATACCTGCCACCCGACGTG GTTTCACCCTGGGGTTAATAGATGCTACTGCCCGTCAAAGGAGGTTGCCAAGCGGGCATTATGTGATGGACTTGAGGAGTCCCAAATTCAGGTTTTTGGTCTGCCTATTCGGCCTTCATTTGCCCGTGCAGTTCTTTCTAAG GATGACTTAAGGATAGAGCTTGAGATGGATCCCGATTTGCCTGCAGTTCTGCTAATGGGAGGGGGTGAAGGGATGGGCCCTGTTAAGAAAACGGCCATTGCTCTTGGAGAATCACTATATGATAAAGATCAAGAGAAACCAATAGGGCAATTAATCATAATATGTGGCCGAAACAAATCCCTTGTCTCTACATTGGAATCAGAGGAATGGACGATCCCAGTAAAG GTCAGAGGGTTTGAGACTCAGATGGAGAAATGGATGGGAGCTTGTGACTGCATAATTACAAAA GCTGGTCCAGGTACCATTGCAGAGGCCTTGATAAGGGGGCTTCCAATTGTTCTCAATGACTACATTCCAGGACAG GAAAAGGGTAATGTACCTTATGTAGTAGACAATGGAGCAGGAGTATTCACCAGAAGTCCAAAGGAAACAGCTAGAATTGTGGCTGAATGGTTCAGCACAAAGACAGATGAGCTCAAGAGAATGTCAGAAAATGCTCTTAAACTAGCACAACCCGAGGCCGTATTCGATATTGTAAAGGATATCCACGAGCTTGCCTGCCAAAGAGGGCCCCTAGCCAATGTTCCTTATGTGTTGACATCATCATTCACAAGCCTAATATAA
- the LOC18588848 gene encoding uncharacterized protein LOC18588848 isoform X1 yields the protein MARGKLILICQSGGEFVTKDDGSLSYAGGEAYALDISPETAFDDLKYKLAETCNLEYKSLSIKYFLPGNRRTLITLSNDKDLKRMYDFHGDSVTADVFLTGRAGFNRLPFDMHANRQSGKKLAETVTMTAAFQPAATSPATYKVAPGLKDVPVAIATPSDSAKAVNSIIRSPTRAAITSKRTAHSIADGLFEVSVADGTALSTDIIDMSASPADTVKKRRRTASWKSGANGLTIVTVADNLEKGNTTSRKKNARNHKLTVVADNMEQHIEPWVDNADFDFALQDSSNASPEKLVASWKNGITGEGQDFKSVVEFRDALQKYAIAHRFAYKLRKNDTNRASGVCAADGCPWRIHASWVPSAHVFRIKKLHRSHTCGGESWKTATPAKNWLVNIIKDRLRDSPHHKPKEIANGILRDFGLELNYTQVWRGIEDARQQLQGSYKEAYGQLPWYCDKIEEANPGSFTKLLIGDDRKFQRLFLSFHATICGFESGCCPLLFLEATPLKSKYHEILLTATALDGDDGIFPVAFAIVDIENDESWRWFLEQLKYALSTSRSITFVSDRDKGLMKHVLEIFENAHHGYSIYYLIDSFIQNLKGPFHGEGRASLPGSFLAAARAVRPDGFRMYTDQIKRVSSSAYDWVMQNEPEYWANAFFKGEHFNHVTFDIAELYANWIEEARELPIIPKVEALRCKIMQLMNGCQMESSNWSTKLTPSKQGKVQEECAKACGLKVLFSSDTLFEVHDNSINVVDIDKQHCSCAMWKPTGLPCRHAIAVFNCTNRSLYDYCSKYFTADSFRSAYSESINPACTIAYPSGNEKDAIEDYEQIIPPCTSRPLSQQKKIRRTKSQGIIRRSVCCTRCKGVGHNKATCKETL from the exons ATGGCGAGGGGAAAGCTGATCTTGATTTGCCAGTCTGGTGGTGAATTTGTGACAAAAGATGATGGATCCTTGTCATATGCTGGAGGAGAGGCATATGCCTTAGATATCAGTCCTGAGACAGCATTTGATGATCTCAAGTACAAATTAGCTGAAACATGTAATTTGGAATATAAATCTTTGTCCATCAAGTATTTTCTCCCCGGAAACAGGAGAACTCTAATTACGTTGTCTAATGACAAAGACCTGAAAAGGATGTATGATTTTCACGGGGACTCAGTGACTGCAGATGTTTTCCTTACAGGGAGAGCAGGCTTTAATCGTCTACCTTTTGACATGCATGCGAACAG GCAAAGTGGCAAAAAACTAGCCGAAACTGTGACTATGACGGCAGCTTTTCAACCTGCTGCCACTAGTCCTGCTACGTACAAAGTTGCACCTGGCCTGAAGGATGTTCCTGTTGCTATAGCAACCCCTTCTGACTCTGCAAAAGCTGTCAACTCAATAATCCGAAGTCCCACCAGAGCAGCAATTACCTCAAAACGTACTGCCCATAGCATTGCTGATGGTCTTTTTGAGGTTAGCGTTGCTGATGGAACTGCCCTTAGCACAGATATAATTGATATGAGTGCTTCTCCTGCTGATACTGTTAAGAAACGAAGGCGCACTGCCTCCTGGAAAAGTGGTGCAAATGGTCTTACCATTGTGACTGTTGCTGACAATCTTGAGAAGGGAAATACTACATCCCGGAAAAAGAATGCCAGGAATCACAAGCTCACTGTGGTAGCTGATAATATGGAGCAGCATATTGAACCCTGGGTAGATAATGCAGATTTTGACTTTGCTCTGCAGGACTCTAGTAATGCTTCACCGGAGAAACTGGTTGCCTCATGGAAAAATGGCATTACTGGTGAAGGCCAGGATTTCAAAAGTGTGGTGGAATTTCGTGATGCTCTGCAGAAATATGCCATTGCACATCGCTTTGCatataaattaagaaagaatGATACTAACCGCGCTAGTGGCGTATGTGCAGCTGACGGCTGTCCTTGGAGGATTCATGCATCTTGGGTCCCATCTGCGCATGTGTTTAGGATTAAAAAATTGCACAGATCACATACATGTGGTGGGGAATCTTGGAAGACTGCTACGCCGGCTAAAAATTGGCTGGTGAATATCATAAAGGATAGGTTAAGAGATAGCCCACATCACAAACCAAAAGAAATCGCTAATGGCATTCTTCGTGATTTTGGGCTTGAGCTGAACTATACACAAGTTTGGCGTGGAATTGAAGATGCTCGGCAGCAACTTCAGGGTTCATACAAAGAGGCGTATGGTCAGTTGCCTTGGTACTGTGATAAGATAGAAGAGGCAAATCCTGGTAGTTTTACGAAGCTTCTTATTGGAGATGATAGAAAATTTCAGCGtctttttctatcttttcaTGCTACAATTTGTGGTTTTGAAAGTGGTTGTTGTCCGCTTCTTTTCCTTGAGGCCACCCCTTTGAAATCAAAATACCATGAAATTTTGCTCACAGCCACTGCACTTGATGgtgatgatgggattttccCAGTTGCATTTGCTATAGTAGATATTGAGAATGATGAGAGTTGGCGTTGGTTTTTGGAGCAGTTGAAATATGCATTGTCAACTTCTCGTTCTATAACCTTTGTCTCTGATAGAGATAAGGGATTAATGAAGCACGTGCTAGAAATATTTGAGAATGCTCACCATGGTTACTCAATATACTACTTGATAGACAGCTTCATACAAAACTTGAAGGGTCCATTCCATGGGGAAGGGAGGGCTTCATTGCCTGGAAGTTTCTTAGCTGCAGCCAGAGCAGTCCGACCTGATGGGTTTAGGATGTACACTGATCAAATAAAACGGGTTTCTTCCAGTGCTTATGATTGGGTCATGCAAAATGAGCCTGAGTACTGGGCAAATGCATTTTTCAAGGGTGAGCATTTTAATCACGTAACATTTGACATTGCAGAGTTATATGCTAACTGGATAGAGGAAGCACGAGAACTACCCATTATACCGAAGGTAGAAGCACTAAGATGTAAAATAATGCAGTTGATGAATGGTTGTCAAATGGAATCAAGTAACTGGTCTACAAAACTTACTCCATCTAAGCAGGGGAAGGTACAAGAAGAATGTGCAAAAGCATGTGGTCTAAAAGTATTATTTTCATCCGATACCCTTTTTGAAGTTCATGATAATTCCATTAACGTAGTGGATATTGATAAACAACACTGCAGTTGTGCGATGTGGAAGCCAACTGGGCTTCCTTGTCGTCATGCTATTGCTGTCTTTAACTGCACGAATAGGAGTCTATATGATTATTGTTCAAAATACTTTACAGCTGATAGCTTCCGATCAGCATACTCTGAGAGCATAAACCCTGCTTGCACCATTGCTTACCCCAGtggaaatgaaaaagatgCAATAGAAGATTATGAGCAGATAATTCCTCCATGCACCTCACGGCCACTGAGCCAGCAGAAGAAAATTAGGCGAACCAAAAGCCAGGGTATTATCAGAAGATCAGTCTGTTGCACTAGGTGCAAAGGAGTCGGGCATAATAAGGCTACATGCAAGGAAACCTTATAG
- the LOC18588848 gene encoding uncharacterized protein LOC18588848 isoform X2 — MTAAFQPAATSPATYKVAPGLKDVPVAIATPSDSAKAVNSIIRSPTRAAITSKRTAHSIADGLFEVSVADGTALSTDIIDMSASPADTVKKRRRTASWKSGANGLTIVTVADNLEKGNTTSRKKNARNHKLTVVADNMEQHIEPWVDNADFDFALQDSSNASPEKLVASWKNGITGEGQDFKSVVEFRDALQKYAIAHRFAYKLRKNDTNRASGVCAADGCPWRIHASWVPSAHVFRIKKLHRSHTCGGESWKTATPAKNWLVNIIKDRLRDSPHHKPKEIANGILRDFGLELNYTQVWRGIEDARQQLQGSYKEAYGQLPWYCDKIEEANPGSFTKLLIGDDRKFQRLFLSFHATICGFESGCCPLLFLEATPLKSKYHEILLTATALDGDDGIFPVAFAIVDIENDESWRWFLEQLKYALSTSRSITFVSDRDKGLMKHVLEIFENAHHGYSIYYLIDSFIQNLKGPFHGEGRASLPGSFLAAARAVRPDGFRMYTDQIKRVSSSAYDWVMQNEPEYWANAFFKGEHFNHVTFDIAELYANWIEEARELPIIPKVEALRCKIMQLMNGCQMESSNWSTKLTPSKQGKVQEECAKACGLKVLFSSDTLFEVHDNSINVVDIDKQHCSCAMWKPTGLPCRHAIAVFNCTNRSLYDYCSKYFTADSFRSAYSESINPACTIAYPSGNEKDAIEDYEQIIPPCTSRPLSQQKKIRRTKSQGIIRRSVCCTRCKGVGHNKATCKETL, encoded by the coding sequence ATGACGGCAGCTTTTCAACCTGCTGCCACTAGTCCTGCTACGTACAAAGTTGCACCTGGCCTGAAGGATGTTCCTGTTGCTATAGCAACCCCTTCTGACTCTGCAAAAGCTGTCAACTCAATAATCCGAAGTCCCACCAGAGCAGCAATTACCTCAAAACGTACTGCCCATAGCATTGCTGATGGTCTTTTTGAGGTTAGCGTTGCTGATGGAACTGCCCTTAGCACAGATATAATTGATATGAGTGCTTCTCCTGCTGATACTGTTAAGAAACGAAGGCGCACTGCCTCCTGGAAAAGTGGTGCAAATGGTCTTACCATTGTGACTGTTGCTGACAATCTTGAGAAGGGAAATACTACATCCCGGAAAAAGAATGCCAGGAATCACAAGCTCACTGTGGTAGCTGATAATATGGAGCAGCATATTGAACCCTGGGTAGATAATGCAGATTTTGACTTTGCTCTGCAGGACTCTAGTAATGCTTCACCGGAGAAACTGGTTGCCTCATGGAAAAATGGCATTACTGGTGAAGGCCAGGATTTCAAAAGTGTGGTGGAATTTCGTGATGCTCTGCAGAAATATGCCATTGCACATCGCTTTGCatataaattaagaaagaatGATACTAACCGCGCTAGTGGCGTATGTGCAGCTGACGGCTGTCCTTGGAGGATTCATGCATCTTGGGTCCCATCTGCGCATGTGTTTAGGATTAAAAAATTGCACAGATCACATACATGTGGTGGGGAATCTTGGAAGACTGCTACGCCGGCTAAAAATTGGCTGGTGAATATCATAAAGGATAGGTTAAGAGATAGCCCACATCACAAACCAAAAGAAATCGCTAATGGCATTCTTCGTGATTTTGGGCTTGAGCTGAACTATACACAAGTTTGGCGTGGAATTGAAGATGCTCGGCAGCAACTTCAGGGTTCATACAAAGAGGCGTATGGTCAGTTGCCTTGGTACTGTGATAAGATAGAAGAGGCAAATCCTGGTAGTTTTACGAAGCTTCTTATTGGAGATGATAGAAAATTTCAGCGtctttttctatcttttcaTGCTACAATTTGTGGTTTTGAAAGTGGTTGTTGTCCGCTTCTTTTCCTTGAGGCCACCCCTTTGAAATCAAAATACCATGAAATTTTGCTCACAGCCACTGCACTTGATGgtgatgatgggattttccCAGTTGCATTTGCTATAGTAGATATTGAGAATGATGAGAGTTGGCGTTGGTTTTTGGAGCAGTTGAAATATGCATTGTCAACTTCTCGTTCTATAACCTTTGTCTCTGATAGAGATAAGGGATTAATGAAGCACGTGCTAGAAATATTTGAGAATGCTCACCATGGTTACTCAATATACTACTTGATAGACAGCTTCATACAAAACTTGAAGGGTCCATTCCATGGGGAAGGGAGGGCTTCATTGCCTGGAAGTTTCTTAGCTGCAGCCAGAGCAGTCCGACCTGATGGGTTTAGGATGTACACTGATCAAATAAAACGGGTTTCTTCCAGTGCTTATGATTGGGTCATGCAAAATGAGCCTGAGTACTGGGCAAATGCATTTTTCAAGGGTGAGCATTTTAATCACGTAACATTTGACATTGCAGAGTTATATGCTAACTGGATAGAGGAAGCACGAGAACTACCCATTATACCGAAGGTAGAAGCACTAAGATGTAAAATAATGCAGTTGATGAATGGTTGTCAAATGGAATCAAGTAACTGGTCTACAAAACTTACTCCATCTAAGCAGGGGAAGGTACAAGAAGAATGTGCAAAAGCATGTGGTCTAAAAGTATTATTTTCATCCGATACCCTTTTTGAAGTTCATGATAATTCCATTAACGTAGTGGATATTGATAAACAACACTGCAGTTGTGCGATGTGGAAGCCAACTGGGCTTCCTTGTCGTCATGCTATTGCTGTCTTTAACTGCACGAATAGGAGTCTATATGATTATTGTTCAAAATACTTTACAGCTGATAGCTTCCGATCAGCATACTCTGAGAGCATAAACCCTGCTTGCACCATTGCTTACCCCAGtggaaatgaaaaagatgCAATAGAAGATTATGAGCAGATAATTCCTCCATGCACCTCACGGCCACTGAGCCAGCAGAAGAAAATTAGGCGAACCAAAAGCCAGGGTATTATCAGAAGATCAGTCTGTTGCACTAGGTGCAAAGGAGTCGGGCATAATAAGGCTACATGCAAGGAAACCTTATAG